A window of the Myxococcus virescens genome harbors these coding sequences:
- a CDS encoding transglycosylase SLT domain-containing protein, whose translation MDGLRAGAVVLLTCAGMLGASPSWAQAPLEEEPGEVLSEDQLEALLDSPVAQPSDGELSTAAFGPEQLAPYFAEGTLAKAHAEFRRGRYARARSLLAQEEATPQVRFLMAQSALLARNHAVAAEEFAALADGYGALRDHSLLRAAQANERRRKLDTAAGQYRGVSPGSPLYPEARFSLSRVLQRRGDIPGALTALQELIDSRQSRGPDALRMKALLAICDLARAQGQYNAEHRALLEVWATSPLSNEARRAEKRLKGLPLPLKWRVRRAEALVELHRNHAGMALLDKVLPHLELPDELACRAHLTYGRALRKERKHRRAIEVLEPMVAGCTASEQRPQALYILGYSQSVVEPKAAVTTYATLARDYPEHGYADDALFFEAWLLQRTGDVETALARYEEAARRYPAGNFASESLFRAFWLHSRKANAPAALAALKAVEDLPEAARTDEALWRSRYWRARMQESGASAQAALDAYAHIAAERPAAWYGMLARSRLALLSPERVARLYPKPVPAAAMEGTGGSGRDAAPADEAVEEVGESEEIWPLPPGALAKDARFNAGVELMRLGLPGAVEEFLAVDARALPEAPARLLYQTLKRTGRNRAARQVARTSLKQEVHGPLSAASRPIWEATWPLAYRSSIARYARAHRVDPDLLQGLIREESRFNARARSATGALGLAQLMPATARQVADSLDMPMPGESALLQPHTNIRLGAAYLGQLVKHFGGNVAYAVAAYNAGPRAVERWRHALPEAELDEWVEHIGFEETREYVKKVLGSYSAYKLLYADEPALLRDMRLSDASRR comes from the coding sequence ATGGACGGACTTCGAGCAGGCGCCGTGGTGCTCCTCACGTGCGCGGGCATGCTGGGCGCATCCCCTTCCTGGGCGCAGGCGCCCCTGGAGGAAGAGCCCGGCGAGGTGCTCTCCGAGGACCAGTTGGAAGCGCTGCTCGACTCACCCGTGGCGCAGCCGTCCGACGGTGAGCTGTCCACCGCGGCCTTCGGGCCGGAGCAACTGGCGCCGTACTTCGCGGAAGGCACCCTGGCGAAGGCCCACGCGGAGTTCCGGCGCGGGCGCTACGCGCGGGCGCGGAGCCTGCTAGCCCAGGAGGAGGCCACGCCGCAGGTCCGCTTCCTCATGGCGCAGAGCGCGCTGCTGGCGCGCAACCACGCGGTGGCGGCCGAGGAGTTCGCCGCGCTGGCGGACGGCTACGGCGCGCTGCGCGACCACAGCCTGCTGCGGGCCGCCCAGGCCAACGAGCGGCGGCGCAAGCTGGACACGGCCGCCGGGCAGTACCGCGGCGTGAGCCCGGGCTCGCCGCTGTACCCGGAGGCCCGCTTCAGCCTGTCGCGGGTGCTCCAGCGGCGGGGGGACATTCCGGGCGCGTTGACGGCGCTCCAGGAGCTCATCGACAGCCGCCAGTCGCGAGGGCCGGACGCGCTCCGGATGAAGGCACTGCTGGCCATCTGTGACCTGGCGCGCGCGCAAGGGCAGTACAACGCCGAGCACCGCGCGCTGCTGGAGGTGTGGGCCACCAGCCCGCTGTCGAACGAGGCGCGCCGCGCCGAGAAGCGGCTGAAGGGGTTGCCGCTGCCCCTCAAGTGGCGGGTGCGCCGCGCGGAGGCGCTGGTGGAGCTGCACCGCAACCATGCCGGCATGGCGCTGCTGGACAAGGTGCTGCCGCACCTGGAGCTGCCGGACGAGCTGGCCTGCCGCGCGCACCTCACCTACGGCCGGGCGCTGCGCAAGGAGCGCAAGCACCGCCGTGCCATCGAGGTGCTGGAGCCCATGGTGGCGGGCTGCACCGCGTCCGAGCAGCGGCCGCAGGCGCTCTACATCCTGGGCTACTCCCAGTCAGTGGTGGAGCCAAAGGCGGCCGTCACCACCTACGCCACGCTCGCCCGGGACTACCCGGAGCATGGCTACGCGGATGACGCGCTCTTCTTCGAGGCGTGGTTGCTCCAGCGCACGGGCGACGTGGAGACGGCCCTGGCGCGCTACGAAGAGGCCGCGCGGCGCTATCCGGCGGGGAACTTCGCGTCGGAGTCGCTCTTCCGTGCCTTCTGGCTGCACTCCCGCAAGGCCAACGCCCCAGCGGCCCTGGCCGCGCTGAAGGCGGTGGAGGACCTGCCCGAAGCGGCGCGCACGGACGAGGCGCTGTGGCGCTCGCGGTACTGGCGTGCGCGCATGCAGGAGTCCGGCGCCTCGGCGCAGGCGGCGCTCGATGCATACGCGCACATCGCCGCCGAGCGCCCCGCGGCCTGGTACGGGATGCTGGCCCGCTCACGGCTCGCGCTGCTCTCACCGGAGCGCGTGGCGCGGCTGTACCCCAAGCCCGTGCCTGCCGCGGCCATGGAGGGCACTGGCGGCTCCGGCCGCGACGCCGCCCCGGCGGACGAAGCGGTGGAGGAGGTGGGCGAGTCCGAGGAGATCTGGCCGCTGCCGCCCGGCGCGCTGGCGAAGGACGCGCGCTTCAACGCGGGCGTGGAGCTGATGCGCCTGGGGCTGCCCGGCGCGGTGGAGGAGTTCCTCGCCGTGGATGCGCGCGCGCTGCCCGAGGCGCCGGCGCGGCTGCTGTATCAGACGCTGAAGCGCACCGGCCGCAATCGGGCCGCGCGGCAGGTGGCGCGCACCTCGCTGAAGCAGGAGGTGCACGGTCCGCTGAGCGCCGCGTCCCGTCCCATCTGGGAGGCCACCTGGCCGCTGGCGTACCGCTCGTCCATTGCCCGTTACGCGCGGGCCCACCGCGTGGACCCCGACCTGCTCCAGGGCCTCATCCGCGAGGAGAGCCGCTTCAATGCCCGCGCGCGTTCGGCCACGGGCGCGCTGGGCCTGGCGCAGCTGATGCCGGCCACGGCGCGACAGGTGGCGGACTCACTGGACATGCCGATGCCGGGTGAGTCCGCGTTGCTCCAGCCTCACACCAACATCCGCCTGGGCGCGGCGTACCTGGGACAACTGGTCAAACACTTCGGCGGCAACGTGGCCTACGCGGTGGCGGCCTACAACGCCGGGCCGCGCGCGGTGGAACGCTGGCGGCATGCGCTGCCTGAAGCGGAGCTCGACGAGTGGGTGGAGCACATCGGCTTCGAGGAGACGCGCGAGTACGTGAAGAAGGTGCTCGGCAGCTACAGCGCCTACAAGCTGCTCTACGCGGACGAGCCCGCGCTGCTGAGGGACATGCGCCTCAGTGACGCCAGCCGGCGATGA
- a CDS encoding DUF3466 family protein, giving the protein MQLRPLQLALLTATALFLGACGSDDSNPPDPTEECGGHGHLHGDHCHCDAGYTEQDDTCVPTEEPVDECGGHGHLHGDHCHCDEGYTEQDGTCVPAEEPTPDCGEHGHAHGDHCHCDAGYVEQDGTCVPETPTLDCGEHGHAHGDHCHCDAGYVEQGGTCVPAEEPTPDCGEHGHAHGDHCHCDAGYVEQDGTCVPEEQPGQVELPDYALVPIGHPGGTGSYAQALNDAGQVVGNVRSAIVGGTPSPLIAYHWGSDTLTELGTLPGSNAFSRAYGINASGVVVGESDNDAPRAFRWEAGVLTDLGTLGGATAVATDINDSGVIVGSSSTGTASRAFRWEAGTMTDLGSLDGLGTTLARAWAINAQGDVAGYSKNAQGVTRATLWTHDGTRVNLGSLDVSRASQAYDVNDSSTVVGSSVVGAAADGSPIYNAFVWSDGTIRSLGTLPSLPAAVHSEAKGINAEGWVVGYVGQYYGNTTLGTAAAVAWVGGQVHDLNSVLPADSGWTLLSAEDINARGDITGIGRFNGTITAYKLVRQ; this is encoded by the coding sequence ATGCAACTACGACCCCTCCAACTCGCCCTCTTGACCGCGACGGCCCTCTTCCTTGGAGCCTGCGGGTCCGACGACTCCAATCCGCCCGACCCCACCGAGGAATGTGGTGGCCACGGCCACCTGCACGGTGACCACTGCCACTGCGACGCGGGCTACACCGAGCAGGACGACACCTGCGTCCCCACCGAGGAGCCCGTCGACGAATGTGGTGGCCACGGCCACCTGCACGGTGACCACTGCCACTGCGACGAGGGCTACACCGAGCAGGACGGCACCTGCGTCCCCGCCGAGGAGCCCACGCCCGACTGCGGCGAGCACGGCCACGCCCATGGCGACCACTGCCACTGCGACGCCGGCTACGTCGAGCAGGACGGCACCTGCGTTCCCGAGACGCCCACGCTGGACTGCGGCGAGCATGGCCACGCCCACGGCGACCACTGCCACTGCGACGCGGGCTACGTCGAGCAGGGCGGCACCTGCGTCCCTGCCGAGGAGCCCACGCCCGACTGCGGTGAGCATGGCCACGCCCACGGCGACCACTGCCACTGTGACGCGGGCTACGTCGAGCAGGACGGCACCTGCGTCCCGGAGGAGCAGCCCGGGCAGGTGGAACTGCCTGACTACGCCCTGGTGCCCATTGGCCATCCCGGGGGCACGGGCAGCTACGCCCAGGCCCTGAACGACGCGGGGCAGGTCGTCGGGAACGTGCGCTCCGCCATCGTCGGCGGCACGCCGTCGCCGCTCATCGCCTATCACTGGGGGAGCGACACCCTCACGGAGCTGGGCACCCTGCCGGGCAGCAACGCCTTCAGCCGCGCCTACGGCATCAACGCCAGCGGCGTCGTGGTGGGCGAGAGCGACAACGACGCGCCCCGGGCCTTCCGCTGGGAAGCTGGCGTGCTGACCGACCTGGGTACGCTGGGCGGCGCCACCGCCGTCGCCACGGACATCAACGACAGCGGCGTCATCGTGGGCAGCTCGTCCACGGGGACCGCGAGCCGCGCCTTCCGCTGGGAGGCGGGGACGATGACGGACCTCGGCTCACTGGACGGGCTGGGCACCACCCTGGCGCGCGCCTGGGCCATCAATGCCCAGGGCGACGTGGCGGGGTACTCCAAGAACGCCCAGGGCGTGACGCGCGCCACGCTCTGGACGCACGACGGCACCCGCGTGAACCTGGGCTCGCTGGACGTCTCGCGCGCCAGCCAGGCGTATGACGTGAACGACTCGAGCACCGTCGTGGGCTCCTCGGTCGTGGGCGCCGCCGCCGATGGCTCGCCCATCTACAACGCCTTCGTCTGGAGCGATGGCACCATCCGGAGCCTGGGGACGCTGCCCAGCCTGCCGGCCGCCGTCCACAGCGAGGCCAAGGGCATCAACGCGGAGGGCTGGGTCGTGGGCTACGTCGGTCAGTACTACGGCAACACCACGCTGGGGACCGCGGCCGCCGTCGCCTGGGTGGGCGGGCAGGTTCACGACCTCAACAGCGTGCTGCCCGCCGACAGCGGGTGGACGCTGCTGAGCGCCGAGGACATCAATGCCCGCGGAGACATCACGGGCATCGGCCGCTTCAACGGCACCATCACCGCCTACAAGCTGGTCCGGCAGTAG
- a CDS encoding type III secretion system effector protein, protein MKQTVDDRLRLTEEFETVGLRPTPHTRTGWAPSDNMIRAEHGLPLRQDCSGMRPGNNSNTTHLSMFDVGSDNRSFFQRLRGEPSPVGGIVSALER, encoded by the coding sequence ATGAAGCAGACGGTCGATGACCGCCTGCGCCTCACGGAGGAGTTCGAGACGGTGGGCCTGCGTCCCACGCCGCACACGCGCACGGGCTGGGCGCCCAGCGACAACATGATTCGCGCCGAGCACGGGCTGCCGCTGCGCCAGGACTGCTCGGGCATGCGGCCGGGCAACAACAGCAACACCACCCACCTGAGCATGTTCGACGTGGGCTCGGACAACCGGAGCTTCTTCCAGCGCCTGCGGGGCGAGCCGTCGCCCGTCGGCGGGATTGTCTCCGCCCTGGAGCGGTGA
- a CDS encoding FG-GAP repeat domain-containing protein, translated as MNRQLFLLAALGATAALANDTPVFQKNGKPFFVIGVYDYPDYDADSYPNYGTTPTYHPGIAREKDAFALSELASAGINTVRTRMQHLGLTDLTRAEDYGVYYVPFAYNYEPEPYGPGKIDWSHFTEFHVIGSPLDQKIAEIRHADSLLFYEHQDEAAWSREACILPGVNDPRPLDPDGCVIHTQGLLLWPSYEAALNYKDFVRARDPHHLMWANEAVIPENHPRNVGLARKWRLIADMWSQDTYPVYNHNWSTNANTNYPQEPGIPFPLIDQNAIGGALDRMKATYDADGVAPFVPAAPMFFVLEAQGFNECCWDWNGMPGRGRRPEYEELRFQAYSAIIHGSRGIWWWGTDSIGSSSLLWDHIKRLASQLRDLEPALVANTIAAGPGTWSVSAAFSAQVEGTLREVNGRRYLIVANKTNQPLQGVSFQVSSWNKAHAPGGPRVLFESRTGAYTASVPSPGASWTDDFGPWGVHVYTDAPDRRPPSDLDADGKSDPAVYTQSSTANVPSHFTVLRSAVDRKVGFDLGDLTDDLPLSGDFDGDGHTDFAVYTKKVLLPNATTWGGWYAWHSSRDNKDYWDTLGEVGDVPVVGDYDGDGRTDFGVYRAPTSCQTQDDLFIYRASHNGAVTTFSLGAECDDLPVSGDFDGDGHTDFAVFKKRVDLGGGTSWGGWYTWFSSSTLQKYWTDPQGPVGALPVVADYDGDRVADMGTYKTGTCGAPSTFKYVRSTDGQFITASLGECDDEPVVGDFDGDGADDLALYKRKVLLGNNTPWGGWFTIRPSQQPTQTLYYNLGEVGDVPASPAHFR; from the coding sequence ATGAACAGACAGCTTTTCCTCCTCGCCGCCCTTGGTGCCACCGCGGCCCTGGCCAATGACACTCCCGTCTTCCAAAAGAATGGAAAGCCATTCTTTGTCATTGGCGTCTATGACTACCCGGACTACGACGCGGACAGCTACCCCAACTACGGCACGACGCCCACGTACCACCCCGGGATTGCGCGCGAGAAAGACGCCTTCGCGCTCAGTGAGCTGGCCAGCGCCGGCATCAATACGGTCCGCACACGCATGCAGCACCTGGGGCTCACCGACCTGACGCGGGCCGAGGACTATGGCGTCTACTACGTTCCGTTCGCGTACAACTACGAGCCGGAGCCCTACGGCCCGGGCAAGATAGACTGGTCACACTTCACGGAGTTCCACGTCATCGGCTCTCCGCTGGACCAGAAGATCGCCGAGATTCGTCACGCCGATTCACTGCTCTTCTACGAGCACCAGGACGAGGCCGCCTGGAGCCGCGAGGCCTGCATCCTTCCGGGGGTCAACGACCCACGGCCACTGGACCCGGATGGCTGCGTCATCCACACGCAAGGGCTCCTGCTGTGGCCCTCCTACGAAGCAGCGCTGAACTACAAGGACTTCGTCCGGGCGCGAGACCCCCACCACCTGATGTGGGCGAATGAAGCGGTCATCCCGGAGAACCATCCACGAAACGTCGGGCTCGCACGCAAGTGGCGGCTCATCGCGGACATGTGGTCCCAGGACACCTACCCCGTCTACAACCACAACTGGAGCACCAACGCGAACACGAACTACCCCCAGGAGCCGGGGATTCCGTTCCCCCTCATCGACCAGAACGCCATCGGCGGGGCGCTGGACCGGATGAAGGCGACGTACGACGCGGATGGCGTCGCGCCGTTCGTCCCGGCCGCCCCCATGTTCTTCGTGCTGGAAGCCCAGGGCTTCAATGAGTGCTGCTGGGATTGGAACGGCATGCCCGGCCGCGGCCGGCGGCCCGAATACGAAGAGCTCCGCTTCCAGGCGTACAGCGCCATCATCCACGGCAGCCGCGGCATCTGGTGGTGGGGAACCGACTCCATCGGCAGCTCCTCCCTGCTCTGGGACCACATCAAGCGGCTCGCCAGCCAGCTTCGAGACCTCGAACCCGCGCTCGTCGCGAACACCATCGCCGCGGGGCCGGGAACCTGGAGCGTCTCCGCCGCGTTCAGCGCGCAGGTCGAAGGCACCCTTCGGGAGGTGAACGGCCGGCGCTACCTCATCGTCGCCAACAAGACGAACCAGCCGCTCCAGGGCGTGTCGTTCCAGGTGTCGAGCTGGAACAAGGCCCATGCGCCAGGCGGCCCACGGGTCCTCTTCGAAAGCCGGACGGGCGCATACACCGCCAGCGTCCCTTCACCCGGCGCCTCCTGGACGGATGACTTCGGGCCCTGGGGCGTCCATGTCTACACCGACGCGCCGGACCGGAGGCCCCCCAGCGACCTCGACGCGGATGGGAAGTCGGACCCCGCCGTCTACACGCAATCCAGCACCGCCAACGTGCCCAGCCACTTCACCGTCCTGCGCAGCGCCGTGGACCGCAAGGTGGGCTTCGACCTGGGAGACCTCACCGACGACCTCCCCCTGAGCGGGGACTTCGACGGGGACGGACACACGGACTTCGCCGTCTACACGAAGAAGGTCCTGCTCCCCAACGCCACGACCTGGGGAGGTTGGTACGCCTGGCACTCCAGCCGGGACAACAAGGACTACTGGGACACGCTGGGCGAAGTGGGCGACGTGCCCGTGGTCGGCGACTACGACGGCGACGGCCGCACCGACTTCGGCGTGTACCGGGCCCCGACGAGCTGCCAGACCCAGGATGACCTCTTCATCTACCGGGCGTCCCACAACGGCGCCGTCACCACCTTCTCCCTCGGCGCCGAGTGCGATGACCTGCCCGTCAGCGGGGACTTCGACGGGGACGGACACACGGACTTCGCCGTCTTCAAGAAGCGCGTCGACCTGGGCGGCGGCACCTCCTGGGGCGGCTGGTACACGTGGTTCTCCTCCAGCACCCTCCAGAAATACTGGACGGACCCGCAGGGCCCGGTGGGCGCCCTGCCCGTCGTCGCCGACTACGACGGGGACCGCGTCGCCGACATGGGCACCTACAAGACGGGCACCTGTGGTGCGCCCAGCACCTTCAAGTACGTGCGAAGCACCGATGGGCAGTTCATCACCGCCAGCCTCGGCGAGTGCGACGACGAGCCCGTGGTGGGTGACTTCGACGGAGACGGCGCCGACGACCTGGCCCTGTACAAGCGCAAGGTCCTGCTGGGCAACAACACGCCCTGGGGCGGCTGGTTCACCATCCGGCCCAGCCAGCAACCCACCCAGACGCTCTATTACAACCTGGGCGAGGTAGGCGACGTGCCCGCCAGCCCCGCCCATTTCCGCTGA
- the popD gene encoding PopC secretion inhibitor PopD, protein MGRKNGEWGDVRVGGVPGLSARVRPLPGAASADTQPDWIDVTVMPREEPAAASRRRTSPRPPVRSRAEVHQAGLAESAQFHQSLMRWLEAHHLLGAVRSVSEPGSMPMLHLRCAPRVLDQLRRAPEFEAGTMMPLDLI, encoded by the coding sequence ATGGGCAGGAAAAATGGCGAGTGGGGGGACGTCCGGGTCGGCGGCGTCCCGGGTCTGTCCGCGCGCGTGCGCCCATTGCCGGGCGCCGCGAGTGCGGACACGCAGCCCGACTGGATTGACGTGACGGTGATGCCCCGCGAGGAACCCGCGGCGGCGTCGCGTAGACGCACGTCTCCACGGCCGCCCGTCCGCTCCCGCGCGGAAGTGCACCAGGCCGGCCTGGCCGAAAGCGCGCAGTTCCACCAGAGCCTCATGCGCTGGCTGGAGGCACACCACCTCCTGGGCGCGGTGCGCTCGGTGAGCGAGCCGGGCTCCATGCCCATGCTCCACCTGCGCTGCGCGCCGCGGGTGCTGGACCAGCTGCGCCGTGCCCCGGAGTTCGAAGCGGGCACGATGATGCCCCTCGACCTCATCTAG
- the popC gene encoding subtilisin-like protease PopC, which translates to MKSYLLVPKESIETQARVGPRGTEQGERVLSRTTALRFAVANKAPDALFALGLRSATLPGARPPVSGQEERRRKGKGAKSARTGTRGADSSTPPMPGATVAEQTGAEPGSYRYMPLIGATMAHFYEDHTEKEARGALERDFEFIPDVVPLSFPGPVSAGQPGPRNRGMSSLAEREWPDESGVPLAHAQGIRGAGVMLGILDTGVDADHPEHAARVIQFRYVSLFPNSPHNPARDIRGFDPDGHGTHVCGIAAGVHHGVAPEVDLYVASVIESETIRTSLGRVAAGMEWLLHQFSRPENSTRPAVVNLSLGFPLMPPPGISEADYNLNLRALQTMIRRLLDSNVLPVVAAGNSGPDTVGYPAAFPESLAVGAVDFERNVATFSASGTVGRRVVPDIMGYGVNVYSSTERRCNNQAFYERMSGTSMAAPYVAGIAALYRCRAPDLTALEVRDLILSNAVKLPRSGTHKTGKGLAVFR; encoded by the coding sequence ATGAAGTCCTACCTGTTGGTTCCAAAGGAGTCCATCGAGACGCAGGCGCGTGTGGGGCCTCGCGGCACGGAGCAGGGCGAGCGCGTGCTGTCGCGCACGACGGCGCTGCGCTTCGCGGTGGCGAACAAGGCGCCCGACGCGTTGTTCGCGCTCGGACTGCGGTCGGCCACGCTGCCCGGCGCGCGTCCGCCCGTCAGTGGACAGGAAGAGCGCCGTCGGAAGGGCAAGGGCGCGAAGTCGGCGCGCACGGGCACGCGCGGCGCGGACTCCTCCACGCCGCCCATGCCGGGCGCGACGGTGGCCGAGCAGACCGGCGCGGAGCCCGGCAGCTACCGGTACATGCCGCTCATCGGTGCCACCATGGCGCACTTCTACGAAGACCATACGGAGAAGGAAGCCCGTGGCGCGCTGGAGCGCGACTTCGAGTTCATCCCCGACGTCGTCCCGTTGTCCTTCCCCGGCCCGGTGTCGGCGGGACAACCCGGACCGCGCAACCGGGGCATGTCCTCGCTGGCCGAGCGCGAGTGGCCCGACGAGTCCGGCGTTCCCCTGGCCCACGCCCAGGGCATCCGCGGCGCCGGCGTCATGCTGGGCATCCTCGACACCGGCGTGGACGCGGACCACCCCGAGCACGCGGCGCGCGTCATCCAGTTCCGCTACGTGTCGCTGTTCCCCAACTCGCCGCACAATCCGGCGCGTGACATCCGCGGCTTCGACCCGGACGGCCACGGTACGCACGTGTGCGGCATCGCCGCGGGCGTGCACCACGGCGTCGCCCCGGAGGTGGACCTCTACGTCGCGTCCGTCATCGAATCGGAGACCATCCGCACCAGCCTGGGCCGCGTGGCCGCGGGCATGGAGTGGCTGCTGCACCAGTTCAGCCGCCCGGAGAACTCGACGCGGCCCGCGGTGGTCAACCTGTCGCTCGGCTTCCCGCTGATGCCGCCGCCCGGCATCTCGGAGGCGGACTACAACCTCAACCTGCGCGCGCTGCAGACGATGATTCGTCGCCTGCTCGACAGCAATGTCCTGCCGGTTGTGGCGGCAGGTAACAGTGGACCCGACACGGTTGGTTATCCAGCCGCCTTTCCAGAATCACTGGCTGTCGGCGCGGTCGACTTCGAGCGTAACGTGGCCACATTCTCCGCGAGTGGCACCGTGGGTAGGCGCGTCGTGCCGGACATCATGGGGTATGGGGTGAATGTCTATTCCAGCACGGAGCGTCGTTGTAACAACCAGGCGTTCTACGAGCGAATGAGTGGCACGAGCATGGCAGCGCCTTATGTAGCGGGTATCGCGGCGCTGTACCGTTGCCGTGCCCCTGACTTGACGGCGCTCGAGGTGAGGGATTTGATCCTGTCGAATGCGGTGAAGCTCCCTCGGTCGGGAACGCACAAGACAGGCAAGGGCCTGGCCGTATTCAGGTGA